A stretch of the Lactuca sativa cultivar Salinas chromosome 9, Lsat_Salinas_v11, whole genome shotgun sequence genome encodes the following:
- the LOC111921294 gene encoding uncharacterized protein LOC111921294, with protein MRKCLFMRLVGDMEINYPYFQTTWDAKNQRSFSALQKCTSAHENFCYGVAQMYKAEYFCCLTSIDIQLLYEAYGVRHGFPEMLGSVDCTHWNLRDCLTELRGQYMTGDHQYPSMILEAEMSQDLWFWHALYGVANSNNDLHVLYYSPLLMKTIMERDLIVLNDEQYIHVYYLVDGIYLSWVVFVKVYPYPVTEKKDTIQGSIKISKK; from the coding sequence ATGAGAAAATGTTTGTTTATGCGACTTGTTGGTGACATGGAGATTAATTATCCTTATTTTCAAACAACATGGGATGCAAAAAATCAGAGAAGTTTCAGTGCGCTACAAAAATGCACATCAGCTCATGAAAACTTTTGCTACGGTGTTGCACAAATGTATAAGGCTGAATATTTTTGTTGTCTAACATCCATTGACATTCAACTTTTGTATGAAGCATATGGAGTTAGACATGGATTCCCTGAAATGCTTGGTAGCGTTGACTGCACACATTGGAATTTAAGGGATTGTCTAACGGAATTGAGAGGCCAATACATGACGGGTGACCATCAGTATCCATCAATGATACTAGAAGCGGAGATGTCACAAGATTTATGGTTTTGGCATGCATTATATGGTGTAGCCAATTCGAACAATGATTTACACGTCCTCTACTATTCACCACTTTTGATGAAAACTATCATGGAACGAGACTTGATTGTTCTGAATGATGAACAGTACATACATGTTTACTATCTTGTGGATGGAATATATCTATCATGGGTTGTATTTGTGAAGGTATATCCATATCCAGTAACTGAAAAAAAAGATACGATTCAAGGCAGCATAAAAATCAGCAAGAAATGA